The DNA region TCATAACTGAGTTTCTTTCGATTTAATTAACCTGGTCTATTCATAAACTTTGTCACTGGTTTATAAAACTGTCATTCCCGTCCCGCCTGGTCGGGATTATCGGGAATCTTGTTACACAGGCCCATAAACTCCCGACAAACTTGTGCTCGTACGTTTTTTACGGGTAAGCATTCGGGGGTGACATTTTTGGTGTTCTCGGACAGCCTGAAAGTATTGGGGAACCACACCATGCAGCATCCTGGGCGACGGGATGACATTGGATGCTATAAGCTTAAAAACATGATTCATGAATTATCCAGGTTAATTAATAAAACTTATTTTCTTCTTTTTTTTCAATACTCTTTGTGCCTTTGTGCCTTTGTGCCTTTGTGGATAAGTAAAATTTGTAGTTGCATAACGCAAAAGTCAAGAATTTTTCTATTTTTTTCAATTATCAACCCTGAGTTTACTCTAAAAACCGATTCAATCGCTTTTCTAAAAAAAATTGATACATAAAAACAAATACTTATGAGAGCGATGGAATCGGTTATCCCACCTTTTTAGAATGTGAGCAAAGAACCACACGATCTTTACTATCGAATCAAAGCGTTAAATCCACGTATATAAGTCCTGATAATTTGATAATTGATAATTGTTCATTGCCCATTGTTAACTGATCATTGTTAATTGTTAATTGTTCATCTTTTCCCTTGATTTTTCAAAAACTGCTTGGTACTTTGGTTATCAAAATAGAATAAACCTTTGGGGGCTATATGAGCATGTTTCACCACACAATTTCAGAATCTAAAGAGCAAAATTATTGCAGGAGGTTTAGGTTGCTATGCGGATCAAAACTATAGCATTTACGAGACTTGTGAGGTCTGCTAGTGTGATTAAGTGTATTCCATTTTCGAATTGATTTGGTGAACATACATGAGTATATTAATTTCAAAGTCTTAAACAGAAAGAATTCATAAGATGACAGAATTTGAAAAAATTACTTCACACATACTTTCTCTCCCTACGGAGAAAAGGGCGGAATTAGCTGAAATTCTAATTCAAAGCCTCGATGAAAAAGAAAACGAAGATGTTAAAGGAGCTTGGTTATTGGAAATTAAACACCGAGATCAAGAAATCAGATCTGGAACCGCGGAAATGAAATCAGCGCAAGAAGTTCTTCACGAAGCTCGTGAACAGCTAAGATGTATGAAATAGCAATTCATGTTGACGCAGAAAGAGAGTTAAATGCTGCTGCGCTGTATTATGAAGAAAGTGTTGAAGGATTAGGACAGCAGTTTTTGGATGAATTCGAAGAAGCCATCTCTCAAATACAAAAATTCCCTAAAGCATCTCCAATTTACGAAGAAGAATACAGACGTTATCTTCTGAAACGATTTCCATTTGGCGTCATCTACCGAATTGATGGTGACGATCTTTTTATCATCGCGATTGCCCACCTTAAAAGAAAGCCAAACTACTGGGTATCTCGATAGAAATATAAATGGAAATTGAATATCCCCCATCCAACTCGAACAGAGATTCTACTGGAAAACGGCAAACGAGACATTCAACTTGCTCCGTTTGCCAAAAAGGTAGTGGCCATTCTTCGGAGAAATATTATCGGCACGAAGGCAAGATTTTGGAAAAAGTTTCATATAATAAAAAAAGGCCCTAAAAGGGCCCGATGGTTTTCGCCATCCACCTCCAGTAATCTGGATTAATATAACTCTAAATAATTTTTCATATAATGTCAATTTTTTTCAAACAGTTTCAAAAGAAAAACACAAAATGGCAAATAACCTCGCTTCCAGCGGACAGCGGGCCGTTGGACCTTAGTCAATAAGACTAAAATACAAAAACCAGCAAAAATGAAACTTGCTCATTGTTCATTGCTAATTGTTCTCCTTGACTTTTCGCAATTTGTTAAGTAAACT from candidate division KSB1 bacterium includes:
- a CDS encoding type II toxin-antitoxin system RelE/ParE family toxin yields the protein MYEIAIHVDAERELNAAALYYEESVEGLGQQFLDEFEEAISQIQKFPKASPIYEEEYRRYLLKRFPFGVIYRIDGDDLFIIAIAHLKRKPNYWVSR
- a CDS encoding addiction module protein, coding for MTEFEKITSHILSLPTEKRAELAEILIQSLDEKENEDVKGAWLLEIKHRDQEIRSGTAEMKSAQEVLHEAREQLRCMK